The segment CCAGGGTGACGGCGGGGTTGAGGTGGGCGCCCGACACGGGCCCCAGCATGGCGACGAGGACGAACAGGATCGCGCCGGTGGCGAGCGTGTTGCCCAGCAGCGCGACGGCGACATTCCCGCCGGCCAGCCGCTCGGCCATGATGCCCGAGCCGATGACGGTCGCGAACAGCAGGAAGCTGCCCAGCGCCTCGCCCGCGATCGCCTGACGGTTCATGCCGATGGGATGCGCTGGCCCGCGGCGTCGACGACCCGTTCGCCGTCTTCCTTCGTGAACGCCCCCCGCTGCGCTTCGGGGAGGATGTCGAGAACCGCCTCGGACGGGCGGCAGAGCTTCACCCCGAGCGGCGAGACGACGAGCGGGCGGTTGATGAGGATCGGGTGCGCCATCATCGCGTCCAGCAGCGCCTCGTCGGAAAGCGACATGTCGTCCAGGCCCAGTTCCGCATAGGGCGTTCCCTTCTCGCGCAGCAGATCGCGGGGGCGGATGCCGGCGCGCTCGACGAGTTGCACCAGCAGCGCGCGGGCGGGCGGGGTCTTCAGATATTCGACGATGTGCGGCTCGATGCCGGCGTTGCGGATCAGGCCGACGACGTTGCGCGACGTGCCGCATTCGGGATTGTGATAGACGACGATGTCGACGGCCACGGGACGACCTTTCAGCAGCAAGGGGAGAGTTCGGCGACGAGCGGCGCGCACAGCTCCGCATTCCCCGCGCAGCAGTCCTTCACGAGGAACAGCGTCAGCGCCCGCAAGCCATCGAGATCGGCGCGGTAGATGATCGAGCGGCTCTGCCGTTCGGAACGGACGAGGCCGGCGCGCGCGAGGATGCCGAGATGCGCCGACATGGTGTTCTGCGGCACGTCGAGCCGGCGGGCGATCTCGCCCGCGGCCATGCCGACCGGCTCGTGTTTCACCAGCAGGCGGAACACGTCGAGGCGCGTCCCCTGCGCTAGGGCGCCCAGCGTCGCGATGGCCGAATCATTATCCATATATCCAGCATAGTGGATATATGGATAATGGCTAGAGGGTGGAGAACCGATGCCGATGCCGCTCAATCCGCCTGGGCGAAATAGGCCAGCTGGTCGTCATGCGCCTTCCTGAACGCGGGACGCCCGGTCACGCGGGTCAGATAGCGCTCGGTCGCGGGCCGGTCGCCGAAGGCGCGGACCTTCGCGACGCGCAGCACGTCCGCCATCAGCAGGTCCGCCGCGGTGAAGCGATCGGCGACCAGCCATTCCCGCTCCTTCAGCACCCGTTCCATCGTGTCGAGGCGGTTGGCCAGCCACCCGGTCAGGCCGTTTTCGGTCGCGCCGGAGACTTCGAGGAACCACCAGGGAACCGTGACCATCTCGATCGAATTGAGCGCGGCGACCACCCACTGGACCGTTTCCGCTTCCTCGGCCGGATCGTTCGGCATCAAATGGCTGCTCTTGCGGGCCAGGTGCAGCAGGCAGGCGCCGCTCTCGAATAGCGCGAGTTCTCCGTCGCTCAGGAACGGAATCTGGCCGAAGGGCTGCTGCGCGAGATGATTGGTCTCGCGGCCCTCGAACGGGACCGAGCACATGCTGTAGGGAAGACCCGCTTCCTCGCACGCCCATCGCAGCCGCAGATCGCGCACGAAACCGCGAGGGCCTTCGGGAACCCAGTCATAGGTCCAGATCTTGATCATGCTCATCGCCATCGGCCTCCGCACCATAACGTCCATGGACGCTAGACGGTCCACGACCCGATTGCATCAGATCAGCCGCAGGTTGCGCGCCGCCGAGATCGCGCGCGACCGGGTCGCGACGTTGAGCTTGCGGTAGATGTTGATGCGGTGCGTCTTGATCGTGCTCTCGGCGACGCCCAGGCTGCGCGCCATCTCCTTGCTCGACAGCCCGTCGGCCAGCCCGCGCAGCACGTCGATCTCGCGCGGGGTGACGATGATGTCGCTCGCGGCGGGCGGGATCGCGGTGCCGCCCCGGCGCGCGGCCGGCGTCGTCTGC is part of the Rhizorhabdus wittichii RW1 genome and harbors:
- a CDS encoding transcriptional regulator, ArsR family (PFAM: regulatory protein, ArsR), translated to MDNDSAIATLGALAQGTRLDVFRLLVKHEPVGMAAGEIARRLDVPQNTMSAHLGILARAGLVRSERQSRSIIYRADLDGLRALTLFLVKDCCAGNAELCAPLVAELSPCC
- a CDS encoding arsenate reductase (TIGRFAM: arsenate reductase~PFAM: arsenate reductase and related), whose protein sequence is MAVDIVVYHNPECGTSRNVVGLIRNAGIEPHIVEYLKTPPARALLVQLVERAGIRPRDLLREKGTPYAELGLDDMSLSDEALLDAMMAHPILINRPLVVSPLGVKLCRPSEAVLDILPEAQRGAFTKEDGERVVDAAGQRIPSA
- a CDS encoding Glutathione S-transferase, N-terminal domain (PFAM: Glutathione S-transferase, N-terminal domain), yielding MSMIKIWTYDWVPEGPRGFVRDLRLRWACEEAGLPYSMCSVPFEGRETNHLAQQPFGQIPFLSDGELALFESGACLLHLARKSSHLMPNDPAEEAETVQWVVAALNSIEMVTVPWWFLEVSGATENGLTGWLANRLDTMERVLKEREWLVADRFTAADLLMADVLRVAKVRAFGDRPATERYLTRVTGRPAFRKAHDDQLAYFAQAD